A DNA window from Paenibacillus andongensis contains the following coding sequences:
- a CDS encoding Gfo/Idh/MocA family protein: MKSFNIGMVGYKFMGKAHSHAYKDLHMFFPQTAVPKMKLICGRDESGVSSAAEQFGWDGYVTDWRELVTHPDIDIVDINAPSDAHKEIALAAAKAGKHLFCEKPLALTLADAREMLEAAETAGVKHMVGFNYRFAPAVQLAKKLVESGRLGDIYHFRAWFLQDWIVDPTFPLVWRLQKEIAGSGSHGDLGAHLIDLAHFLVGDMTEVIGMSETFVKERPLPTSMTGLSAKGSKDAPHGPVTVDDATLFMARFANGALGSFEATRFAPGHRCTNSFEINGSKGSVKFDFERLNELQVYFTSDDEDVQGFRRVLATDPSHAYMDAWWPAGHTIGYEHTFVHEVVEFMNALSEDRQPVPNFVDGVKCQEVLEAVDQSIAQRRWVSISEV; this comes from the coding sequence ATGAAATCTTTCAATATCGGTATGGTTGGCTATAAGTTTATGGGCAAAGCACATAGTCATGCTTATAAGGATTTGCATATGTTTTTCCCGCAGACAGCGGTACCGAAGATGAAGCTCATCTGCGGTCGAGATGAAAGCGGTGTCAGCAGCGCAGCCGAACAATTCGGCTGGGACGGGTATGTCACCGACTGGCGCGAGCTGGTCACGCATCCCGATATCGACATCGTCGATATCAATGCGCCCAGCGACGCGCACAAGGAAATCGCGCTTGCTGCGGCGAAGGCCGGCAAGCATCTGTTCTGTGAGAAGCCGCTGGCGCTGACCCTTGCGGATGCAAGGGAAATGCTGGAGGCGGCTGAAACAGCCGGGGTGAAGCACATGGTGGGCTTCAACTACAGGTTTGCACCTGCGGTGCAGCTCGCGAAGAAGCTGGTCGAGAGCGGCCGTCTCGGAGACATCTATCACTTCCGCGCCTGGTTCCTGCAGGATTGGATCGTAGATCCAACGTTCCCGCTGGTGTGGCGCCTCCAGAAGGAGATTGCCGGCTCTGGGTCGCACGGCGATTTGGGCGCGCATCTCATCGATCTGGCGCACTTCTTAGTCGGTGACATGACGGAGGTTATCGGCATGAGTGAGACGTTCGTCAAGGAGCGTCCGCTGCCGACTTCGATGACGGGGCTTAGCGCCAAAGGCAGCAAGGATGCACCGCACGGACCGGTCACGGTCGATGATGCGACGCTGTTCATGGCACGCTTCGCGAATGGGGCGCTTGGCAGCTTCGAGGCTACTCGTTTTGCTCCAGGGCACCGGTGCACGAATTCTTTTGAAATTAATGGCAGTAAGGGCAGTGTGAAGTTTGATTTTGAGCGGTTGAATGAATTACAGGTTTATTTTACAAGCGATGATGAGGATGTACAGGGTTTCAGACGAGTTCTGGCGACAGATCCGTCGCATGCTTATATGGATGCGTGGTGGCCTGCGGGACATACGATTGGTTATGAGCACACATTTGTACACGAAGTCGTTGAGTTCATGAACGCACTTTCGGAAGACCGTCAGCCGGTCCCGAATTTCGTAGATGGTGTGAAGTGTCAAGAGGTGCTGGAAGCAGTGGATCAATCCATTGCGCAGCGTCGTTGGGTCAGTATTAGCGAAGTCTAA
- a CDS encoding LacI family DNA-binding transcriptional regulator → MVTRKEVAELAGVSEATVSRVFNGLGPMKPATKERVLESAKQLNYHPNAIAQSFARRRSGNLGVVLPYMPKVHLFSAFYFAEILSGIGEQVRELGYDMLLSLLTPDESLDYTRLYRSQKVDACVILGSRDTPQQRESLLQLQEQGLPFCLVNQSFEGLSFHEVDADHVEGSYRAVRHLQEEGYRKIAFLNGSPQYSNSGDRLLGYRKAMSEAGLEVPPELLLEGNYSRKSGYEAASRLWEHRDQVEAVFAANDRMAIGLMQGLRERGWVAGRDFAIVGCDDSDAAKLCDPPLSSINVPFYEMGKEAARSVLAGLLHAEGTKDTRIKLPTRLVVRQSSRAVIIND, encoded by the coding sequence ATGGTGACGAGAAAAGAGGTTGCTGAACTAGCAGGGGTTTCAGAGGCGACCGTATCCCGTGTATTCAATGGGCTAGGCCCCATGAAGCCTGCTACGAAAGAGCGTGTACTTGAATCTGCTAAACAGCTCAACTATCATCCCAATGCGATTGCGCAAAGCTTCGCTCGGAGGCGCAGCGGTAATCTTGGCGTTGTACTGCCCTATATGCCCAAAGTGCATCTCTTCTCTGCCTTTTATTTCGCGGAAATATTAAGCGGCATAGGGGAACAAGTAAGGGAGCTGGGGTACGATATGCTGCTGTCGCTCTTAACACCGGATGAGAGTTTGGATTACACCCGACTTTATCGCTCGCAGAAGGTGGATGCTTGTGTCATCCTGGGTTCAAGGGATACTCCGCAGCAGCGGGAATCGTTATTGCAGCTGCAGGAGCAGGGACTGCCTTTTTGCTTGGTCAATCAAAGCTTCGAGGGGTTATCCTTTCATGAAGTGGATGCGGATCATGTAGAGGGCAGTTATAGGGCTGTTCGGCATTTACAGGAAGAGGGCTATCGGAAGATTGCTTTTCTGAACGGTTCGCCACAGTACTCAAACTCTGGAGATAGACTTCTAGGCTATAGGAAAGCAATGAGTGAAGCAGGTTTAGAAGTTCCTCCTGAGCTCCTGCTTGAAGGCAATTACAGCCGTAAAAGCGGTTATGAAGCAGCATCAAGGCTATGGGAACATCGGGATCAAGTGGAAGCGGTATTTGCGGCCAATGATCGCATGGCGATTGGTCTGATGCAAGGGCTCCGTGAGCGAGGCTGGGTCGCTGGACGTGATTTCGCCATAGTTGGCTGCGATGATTCGGATGCTGCCAAGCTCTGCGATCCACCGCTAAGCAGCATCAATGTGCCTTTCTATGAGATGGGCAAAGAAGCAGCACGCAGTGTGCTGGCGGGTTTGCTGCATGCGGAAGGCACGAAGGATACACGAATCAAACTGCCAACCCGGTTGGTTGTGCGACAATCATCGAGAGCAGTCATCATAAATGATTAA
- a CDS encoding ThuA domain-containing protein: MSKQALIVWGGWDGHQPEEVAGIFAGLLREEGFGVEVSDTLDSFKDAERLAGVDLIVPVWTMGKIESEQLNPLIAAVKEGGTGIAGCHGGMADSFRNEVEYQYMVGGQWVAHPGNDGVTYTVRIKDRGHLLTEGMDDFVVVSEKYYMHVDPAIHVHAVTDFGDVEMPVVWTKTYGAGKVYYNSLGHQANIVRMPETLELMRRGLLWATR; encoded by the coding sequence GTGAGTAAACAAGCATTGATTGTGTGGGGTGGCTGGGACGGCCATCAACCTGAAGAGGTGGCTGGCATTTTCGCAGGGTTATTGCGTGAGGAAGGCTTTGGCGTGGAAGTATCAGATACACTGGACAGCTTCAAAGATGCAGAGCGCTTGGCGGGCGTAGATCTTATCGTTCCAGTATGGACCATGGGTAAAATCGAGAGTGAGCAGCTGAACCCGTTAATTGCAGCGGTAAAAGAAGGCGGAACTGGCATCGCAGGTTGTCATGGCGGCATGGCAGATTCTTTCCGTAATGAAGTGGAATATCAATACATGGTTGGCGGTCAATGGGTAGCGCATCCTGGGAATGACGGCGTTACGTATACGGTTCGAATTAAGGATCGGGGGCATCTATTGACGGAGGGCATGGATGATTTCGTTGTGGTCTCGGAAAAGTATTACATGCATGTGGACCCAGCTATCCACGTACATGCGGTAACAGACTTTGGCGATGTGGAGATGCCGGTTGTTTGGACCAAAACCTATGGAGCGGGCAAGGTGTATTATAACTCGCTAGGTCATCAAGCTAACATCGTTCGTATGCCAGAAACACTAGAGTTAATGCGCCGCGGCTTGCTGTGGGCAACAAGATAA